From the genome of Methanothermobacter sp., one region includes:
- the sepF gene encoding cell division protein SepF, with protein MRDVINFLKETMGLDEEEKKEETETIIVPEHSFYEIILMKAKNLEDIDDVLVQITEEKNPVILDLSHLKKESLEDFRRAGEKIKNLRETENAEAILLCKNEKEIIIITPPEIKLIKKE; from the coding sequence TTGCGAGATGTTATAAATTTCTTAAAAGAAACCATGGGCTTGGACGAGGAGGAGAAAAAAGAAGAAACCGAAACAATTATAGTACCAGAGCATTCTTTTTATGAGATAATATTAATGAAAGCGAAAAACCTCGAAGACATCGATGACGTTCTAGTCCAGATAACAGAAGAAAAAAACCCAGTAATACTAGACCTAAGCCACTTAAAAAAAGAATCCTTAGAAGATTTCAGAAGAGCGGGGGAAAAAATAAAAAATTTACGGGAAACAGAAAATGCCGAGGCTATACTATTATGTAAAAATGAAAAAGAGATCATAATCATCACCCCCCCAGAGATAAAACTCATCAAAAAAGAATAA
- a CDS encoding DUF2226 domain-containing protein has protein sequence MELPITKPSYISYGDEIDFDKFLEELARKKHNGFIRVTHASSEGHILIKDGIPVAASYDRYMKSKAMKKILEIVNKMDTIIELFEVRESQIDYIIDINKVYKLEPTPIKEETTPTTEETPIKEETTPTTEETPIKEETTPTTEETPIKEETTPTTEEKEHPKITPVKKETTEETSTELEKAPEIADETEEKITKPLNREEIMKKYGLKDIDEEEVEKVLENYKGGAITTIDIERVELTLMNKIKKSIIGIPDIKGVEVMVFLENMPELEGDIKVLIERENKGLLSRLIGGTMKEEELKEHINDIIEMEIRKTFRGYPEIIEHFNVNIEIH, from the coding sequence ATGGAATTACCAATCACAAAACCATCATACATCTCTTATGGTGATGAAATAGACTTCGATAAATTTTTAGAAGAACTTGCCAGAAAAAAACATAACGGATTTATCAGAGTCACCCACGCTTCAAGCGAAGGCCATATATTAATCAAAGATGGCATCCCAGTAGCAGCCTCTTATGACAGATACATGAAATCAAAGGCCATGAAAAAAATCTTAGAAATCGTTAACAAAATGGACACGATCATAGAACTGTTTGAAGTAAGAGAATCACAAATAGACTACATAATAGACATAAACAAGGTATATAAACTTGAACCCACACCAATAAAAGAAGAAACCACACCAACCACAGAAGAAACACCAATAAAAGAAGAAACCACACCAACCACAGAAGAAACACCAATAAAAGAAGAAACCACACCAACCACAGAAGAAACACCAATAAAAGAAGAAACCACACCAACCACAGAAGAAAAAGAACATCCAAAAATAACACCAGTAAAAAAAGAAACCACAGAAGAAACATCAACAGAACTTGAAAAAGCTCCCGAAATCGCCGATGAAACAGAAGAAAAAATAACAAAACCCCTAAACAGAGAAGAAATAATGAAAAAGTATGGATTGAAGGATATAGACGAAGAAGAAGTTGAAAAAGTCCTCGAAAACTATAAAGGGGGCGCCATAACTACAATAGATATAGAAAGAGTAGAATTGACTTTAATGAACAAGATAAAAAAATCAATAATAGGAATCCCCGATATAAAAGGTGTTGAAGTTATGGTTTTCCTAGAAAACATGCCAGAACTTGAAGGAGACATAAAAGTACTTATTGAACGCGAAAACAAAGGATTATTATCCCGTCTAATAGGTGGGACAATGAAGGAAGAAGAATTAAAAGAACACATTAATGATATAATCGAAATGGAGATCAGAAAGACATTCAGGGGTTATCCTGAAATCATAGAACATTTTAATGTGAATATCGAAATACATTAA
- the minD gene encoding cell division ATPase MinD codes for MTRVITIASGKGGVGKTIVTANLGVALASYGERVIVLDADIAMANLELVLGMEGKSVTLHDVLAGKANIEEAIYDGPEGVKIVPAGISLEGLRNVKLERLEEVLSYLVEDADILLIDAPAGLEKDAIAALAAAEELLLVTTPEIPSISDVLKTKIIADKLDVKIIGVVVNREQHDKTFLTVDEIETILEVPVISVIPEDPEISRSAAFGEPVVIKNPKSPASNAIMKLAADLLGKEFHPIEPDKRGIIAKLIAGLTGRR; via the coding sequence ATGACAAGAGTCATAACAATCGCTTCTGGTAAAGGAGGAGTTGGAAAGACAATAGTAACGGCCAATTTAGGAGTTGCACTCGCAAGTTACGGCGAACGTGTAATAGTACTAGATGCAGATATCGCAATGGCCAATTTGGAGCTCGTGCTTGGAATGGAGGGCAAATCAGTCACCTTACACGATGTACTCGCGGGCAAAGCCAACATAGAGGAAGCTATTTATGATGGTCCAGAAGGTGTGAAGATAGTTCCTGCTGGGATATCATTAGAAGGATTGAGGAATGTGAAACTAGAACGCTTAGAGGAAGTATTATCTTATTTGGTCGAAGATGCTGATATCTTATTAATTGATGCCCCCGCTGGCCTTGAAAAGGATGCTATAGCAGCGCTTGCCGCTGCTGAGGAACTTTTACTTGTCACAACTCCTGAGATTCCTTCCATAAGTGATGTTCTTAAGACAAAAATAATTGCAGATAAGCTAGATGTTAAGATCATAGGTGTTGTAGTGAATAGGGAGCAACATGATAAAACCTTCCTAACAGTTGATGAGATCGAAACTATACTAGAAGTTCCAGTAATTTCAGTTATACCTGAAGATCCTGAAATTAGTAGATCAGCAGCATTTGGAGAGCCTGTAGTTATAAAGAATCCTAAATCACCCGCTAGCAATGCTATCATGAAATTAGCCGCTGATCTATTGGGTAAAGAGTTCCATCCAATTGAACCTGATAAGAGAGGTATCATAGCGAAATTAATAGCAGGTTTAACAGGGCGCAGATAA
- a CDS encoding carbohydrate kinase family protein, translating into MDIVSVGTANIDFILKVPSFVEPDTEMNIEKLHLSPGGSALNFAIHATRNGLKTGIVAKLGLDYFGDIIYNRLKDEGVDIKGLSRTSETTGMAFISVDRTGRRSIYSFMGANKELKIGKREIDYISKADLIHLGGTYLEIAFPAAEHANLLSFAPGALLAAYGISTLRPILQNTDVLFLNEHELKLLTGKSPKEGINLLIDEGIPLIVITRGSKGAEVHTKKDLVKYKVKEVKALDTTGAGDAFAAGFIASWTKGESLNSCLKKAHGCALKNLKKLGAI; encoded by the coding sequence TTGGATATAGTAAGTGTGGGAACCGCCAATATAGATTTCATCCTAAAGGTTCCGTCCTTCGTAGAGCCTGATACTGAAATGAACATTGAAAAGTTACATCTTTCACCTGGGGGATCCGCCCTTAATTTTGCAATTCATGCCACTAGGAACGGTCTTAAAACAGGTATAGTAGCAAAGCTTGGTTTGGACTATTTTGGTGATATAATTTATAATAGACTCAAGGATGAAGGAGTCGATATAAAAGGTCTTTCAAGGACCAGTGAGACTACTGGGATGGCTTTCATAAGTGTGGATAGGACTGGTAGGAGATCTATTTACTCATTTATGGGTGCGAACAAGGAGCTTAAAATTGGAAAAAGGGAAATAGATTATATTTCAAAGGCTGATTTAATCCACCTAGGAGGCACATACCTTGAAATAGCATTTCCAGCAGCTGAACATGCAAATCTTCTTTCTTTTGCACCTGGAGCTCTCCTTGCAGCTTATGGCATATCCACGTTAAGGCCAATACTCCAGAATACAGATGTTCTTTTTCTCAATGAACATGAACTTAAACTTTTAACCGGTAAATCTCCTAAGGAAGGTATTAATCTCCTAATCGATGAGGGGATTCCCTTGATAGTGATAACAAGAGGAAGTAAAGGTGCAGAAGTCCATACAAAAAAAGATTTGGTTAAATATAAGGTTAAGGAAGTTAAGGCTCTTGACACAACCGGTGCAGGTGACGCCTTTGCCGCGGGTTTTATAGCATCATGGACTAAAGGTGAAAGTTTAAACTCATGCCTCAAAAAGGCGCACGGATGTGCCCTGAAAAATCTTAAAAAACTAGGTGCAATATAG
- a CDS encoding TatD family hydrolase yields the protein MIDAHIHADTRPYEDFEKMAIAGIDKTITCAHDPLPMKVSTVTLEHIQRLLEVDAKRAKENGIELYVAAGIHPRSIPRDYKNVLENLPQILKDKRAVAIGEIGIEKGTHVEIKVLKEQLELADKLKIPVIIHTPRKNKKKMTKILLQVMEDHIDTSRVLIDHINTEIIKEVIKHESMLGLTIQPGKMTPFEAVMIMREYGIDKFMLNSDMSSAPSDPLSVPRTVHKMRLEGFNDSEILKVSSKNAEKFFKI from the coding sequence ATGATAGACGCCCACATACACGCAGACACACGACCCTATGAAGATTTCGAAAAAATGGCAATAGCAGGTATAGATAAAACCATAACATGCGCCCATGATCCCCTACCAATGAAAGTCTCGACAGTCACCCTTGAACATATACAACGCTTACTAGAAGTAGATGCCAAACGCGCGAAAGAAAACGGCATCGAATTATACGTAGCAGCAGGAATACACCCAAGAAGCATACCCAGAGACTATAAAAATGTCCTAGAGAATTTACCACAAATTCTAAAGGATAAACGTGCGGTGGCCATAGGAGAAATCGGAATTGAAAAAGGAACCCATGTAGAGATAAAAGTCTTGAAGGAACAATTAGAATTAGCTGATAAACTGAAAATCCCTGTGATAATACACACACCCCGTAAAAACAAGAAGAAAATGACAAAAATCCTACTCCAAGTCATGGAAGATCATATCGACACTTCAAGGGTATTGATAGATCACATAAATACTGAGATAATCAAAGAAGTCATCAAACACGAATCAATGCTTGGACTCACCATACAACCAGGTAAAATGACACCATTTGAAGCTGTTATGATCATGAGAGAATATGGTATAGACAAATTCATGTTAAACAGTGATATGAGTTCAGCACCATCAGATCCACTATCAGTGCCAAGAACAGTCCATAAGATGCGCCTTGAAGGGTTCAATGACTCAGAAATACTTAAAGTATCTTCAAAGAATGCTGAAAAGTTCTTTAAAATATAG
- the glyS gene encoding glycine--tRNA ligase → MSHEEVMKIARKRGFLWSSFEIYSGVAGFVDYGPLGALLKNKIMNKWREYYIIKEGFYEMESPTVMPEEVFKASGHVDHFNDPMTQCKECKEVYRADHIIEEVTGRDVEGLENQKLTEIISNEKIRCPRCGGHLTHVWSYNLMFQTLIGAKGKKIGYLRPETAQGIFTPFKRLLRFFRNKLPFGVVQLGKAYRNEISPRQGVIRLREFTQAEAEIFVNPKEKTHPKFHTIKSEKLKLHPAENQEKNKKPITITAGEAAEKGIISSELLTYHLWLAKKFLVDIGIPEEVIRFRQHLPTEMAHYAIDCWDVEIKTNRYGWIEIIGIADRTDYDLKSHSEHSKEDLKVFIEYEKPKIIKKETIQAKMDKIGPKFKKDAAKIIKALKGLDPKIVKKELKENGQFTLELDKTYTLLEEDLEFKKVEKTIKGERIFPHVIEPSFGIDRIIYSLLLHSYKKEDGRTYFNFPVDIAPVEVAVLPLINKEELVQLALNIKENLRNNGFIAEFDASGTIGRRYARMDEIGVPFAVTVDHQSLKDHKITLRDRNTTKQVRMPIKELTKTLEDLLKRRKKFQDLSHYYKIQN, encoded by the coding sequence ATGAGCCACGAAGAAGTGATGAAGATCGCGAGAAAACGAGGATTCCTATGGTCATCATTTGAAATCTACTCAGGAGTGGCAGGATTCGTAGATTACGGTCCATTAGGGGCCCTCTTAAAAAATAAGATCATGAACAAATGGCGAGAATACTACATAATAAAAGAGGGATTCTATGAGATGGAATCACCCACAGTGATGCCTGAAGAAGTTTTTAAAGCTTCAGGCCACGTGGACCACTTCAATGACCCAATGACACAATGCAAAGAATGCAAAGAAGTATACAGAGCAGATCACATAATCGAAGAAGTTACAGGTCGGGATGTTGAAGGCCTAGAAAACCAGAAACTCACAGAGATAATCTCCAATGAAAAGATAAGATGTCCACGTTGTGGCGGACACCTCACACACGTCTGGAGTTACAATCTCATGTTTCAGACACTAATCGGGGCAAAGGGCAAAAAAATAGGATACCTCAGACCCGAAACAGCCCAGGGCATATTCACACCATTCAAAAGACTCCTAAGATTCTTCAGAAACAAATTACCATTTGGTGTTGTCCAACTCGGAAAAGCTTACCGAAACGAAATATCACCCCGTCAAGGTGTCATAAGACTCAGAGAATTCACACAAGCAGAAGCAGAAATATTCGTAAACCCTAAAGAGAAGACACACCCAAAATTCCACACAATAAAATCAGAAAAACTAAAACTCCACCCAGCAGAAAACCAAGAAAAAAACAAAAAACCGATAACAATAACCGCAGGAGAAGCCGCTGAAAAAGGTATAATATCAAGTGAACTTCTAACATACCATTTATGGTTGGCAAAAAAATTCCTAGTCGATATAGGGATACCAGAAGAAGTCATAAGATTCCGACAACATCTCCCAACAGAAATGGCCCATTATGCAATCGACTGCTGGGACGTTGAAATAAAAACCAACAGATACGGATGGATCGAAATAATAGGCATAGCAGACAGGACAGACTACGACCTCAAATCCCATAGTGAACACAGCAAAGAAGATCTCAAAGTCTTCATAGAATACGAAAAACCCAAGATAATAAAAAAAGAAACAATTCAAGCTAAGATGGATAAAATCGGTCCAAAATTTAAAAAAGACGCCGCGAAGATCATAAAAGCCCTAAAAGGTCTGGATCCGAAAATCGTCAAAAAAGAACTTAAAGAAAACGGCCAATTCACACTGGAATTAGATAAAACCTACACCCTATTAGAAGAAGACCTTGAATTCAAAAAAGTTGAAAAAACCATAAAAGGTGAAAGGATATTCCCCCATGTAATAGAACCATCCTTTGGCATTGACAGAATAATATATTCACTCCTACTACATTCATATAAAAAAGAAGATGGTAGGACTTACTTTAACTTTCCAGTTGATATAGCACCAGTAGAAGTTGCAGTCCTACCTTTAATAAACAAGGAAGAACTTGTCCAATTAGCACTAAATATAAAAGAGAATCTTAGAAATAATGGTTTCATCGCAGAATTCGACGCATCAGGTACAATAGGCAGAAGGTACGCTCGTATGGATGAAATAGGAGTGCCATTCGCGGTGACAGTGGATCACCAATCACTCAAAGATCATAAAATCACCTTAAGAGACAGGAACACCACAAAACAGGTTAGGATGCCAATAAAAGAGCTCACAAAGACCCTGGAAGACCTCTTGAAAAGACGGAAAAAATTCCAAGATCTTTCACACTACTATAAAATCCAAAACTAA
- the dcd gene encoding dCTP deaminase, producing the protein MAILSDHDIKKYLKRGLIIIDPLEDPERQIQPSSVDLRIGNEFKGFKIIRKPCIDPQEPGDIESYMESYHIEDGESFIIHPGEFALATTYEYIGLPDNLVARVEGRSSIGRLGITMHVTAGYIDPGFHGRITLEISNIGKMPVALYPKQRVCQIVFETMTSPAEKPYGHPERESKYMGQLKPETSKIKEDYELRKLRTKKGG; encoded by the coding sequence ATGGCAATCCTAAGCGACCATGACATAAAAAAGTATCTAAAGAGGGGTTTAATAATTATAGACCCCCTAGAAGATCCTGAAAGACAAATACAACCATCATCAGTAGATCTTAGGATAGGTAACGAATTCAAGGGATTCAAGATCATAAGAAAACCATGCATAGACCCCCAAGAACCAGGGGACATAGAATCTTACATGGAATCATACCATATAGAAGATGGAGAATCCTTCATAATACACCCAGGAGAATTTGCATTAGCCACAACATACGAATATATAGGATTACCAGACAATCTTGTCGCAAGAGTAGAAGGAAGATCATCCATCGGAAGACTCGGTATCACAATGCACGTTACAGCAGGATACATAGACCCAGGATTCCATGGCAGAATCACCCTTGAAATCTCAAATATTGGGAAAATGCCAGTAGCACTCTACCCAAAGCAGAGAGTATGCCAGATAGTATTCGAAACAATGACCTCACCAGCAGAAAAACCCTACGGACACCCTGAAAGGGAAAGCAAATATATGGGTCAACTCAAACCCGAAACAAGCAAAATAAAAGAAGACTATGAACTCAGAAAACTCAGAACAAAAAAAGGAGGATAA
- a CDS encoding DUF1512 family protein, whose amino-acid sequence MLGLGSWDIFSIIFFVILIIFLPIVMRIRIFSTLQKALIEMENMVKESKDIIIEFSKKKDKKIIQEKVNEFLDFFIVPPTDLDPNGIVKKFNRILELSESRFKDMVDIIAPNATTETKANVIMTLKVAIGLNSVYKMIRHNLELAKKTGNLQILLALQMNMPLIMRIFKAQFKGAKAFSKGLPVGDGAGPLTIAMLLKKDDKIESIDDMIYTKREYNGKKLIILRPKGPGARLGKIARAVNTLIDKFNIQKIIMVDAAVKMEGEKTGKIAEGVGIVIGGTGVEKWFIEDKILKGDMEIDSIVIKMGPEEAITQMDKKIFRGCETALERVKASIKRTEKENILVVGVGNSCGIPNIVEDPSIIKLKEEDDEKGD is encoded by the coding sequence ATTCTTGGACTAGGAAGCTGGGATATTTTTAGCATAATATTCTTTGTGATCCTTATCATATTCTTACCAATAGTAATGAGGATCCGAATATTCTCAACACTACAAAAAGCCCTAATCGAAATGGAGAACATGGTAAAAGAATCAAAAGACATAATAATCGAATTTTCCAAGAAAAAAGACAAAAAAATCATCCAAGAAAAAGTTAATGAATTCCTAGACTTTTTTATAGTACCCCCAACAGACCTAGACCCTAACGGCATAGTCAAAAAATTCAACAGAATACTTGAATTAAGCGAATCACGATTCAAAGACATGGTTGACATAATAGCACCAAACGCCACCACAGAAACAAAAGCAAATGTAATAATGACCTTAAAAGTTGCCATAGGACTCAACAGCGTATATAAGATGATAAGACACAACCTAGAACTCGCAAAGAAAACAGGAAACCTCCAAATACTCCTGGCCCTGCAAATGAACATGCCACTTATCATGAGAATATTCAAAGCCCAATTTAAAGGCGCTAAAGCATTCTCCAAGGGTCTTCCAGTAGGCGACGGTGCAGGCCCCCTCACAATAGCAATGCTCCTAAAAAAAGATGATAAAATAGAATCCATAGACGACATGATCTACACAAAAAGAGAATACAATGGTAAAAAACTTATCATACTCAGACCAAAAGGGCCAGGAGCAAGACTAGGTAAAATTGCAAGGGCTGTGAACACATTAATAGACAAGTTCAACATCCAAAAGATTATAATGGTAGATGCGGCCGTTAAAATGGAAGGCGAAAAAACAGGCAAAATTGCGGAAGGTGTTGGTATCGTAATCGGAGGTACCGGAGTCGAGAAATGGTTTATCGAAGATAAAATACTCAAAGGAGACATGGAAATAGATTCAATAGTGATTAAAATGGGCCCAGAAGAGGCAATAACCCAGATGGATAAAAAGATCTTCAGAGGATGTGAAACAGCCCTTGAAAGGGTCAAAGCCAGTATAAAAAGGACAGAAAAGGAAAACATACTCGTCGTAGGGGTGGGTAACAGTTGTGGCATACCTAACATCGTCGAAGACCCATCAATCATAAAATTAAAAGAAGAAGATGATGAAAAGGGAGACTGA
- a CDS encoding TrmJ/YjtD family RNA methyltransferase yields MEQEKIKKLEENIIVVFVEPETPGNIGFIARTMKNFGLKKLVLINPCKLDDEAYLHAMHATDILENSITFRSLQEMLEELSPDFIVGTTGVPGGSYKIERIPLRPEQFAKALNTKAKIAILFGREGNGLTNEEIRECDIIVSIPTSQEYPIMNVSHAAAIIFYEIFKERDYNREGIEEASGFEKRLLVSDMEDIISSLALPDHKKRVALKAFKNLIGRAFITGREAHTLKGILRRIKNKL; encoded by the coding sequence ATGGAACAAGAAAAGATAAAAAAGCTTGAAGAGAACATTATAGTGGTCTTCGTCGAACCAGAAACACCAGGGAATATTGGTTTCATAGCCCGGACCATGAAAAACTTCGGATTAAAAAAACTAGTCCTAATAAACCCATGCAAATTAGACGATGAAGCATACCTACATGCAATGCACGCAACAGACATCCTAGAAAATTCTATAACATTCAGATCCCTCCAAGAGATGCTAGAGGAGCTTTCACCAGATTTCATCGTTGGCACAACAGGAGTGCCAGGTGGAAGCTACAAAATAGAAAGGATACCCCTCAGACCAGAACAATTTGCAAAGGCATTAAATACAAAGGCGAAGATAGCCATACTATTCGGTAGAGAAGGAAATGGCCTCACAAACGAGGAAATAAGAGAATGTGACATCATCGTAAGCATACCCACAAGCCAGGAGTATCCCATAATGAACGTTTCACACGCAGCCGCAATAATATTCTACGAAATATTCAAAGAAAGAGATTATAACCGCGAAGGGATCGAAGAGGCCTCAGGATTTGAAAAAAGACTCTTAGTATCTGATATGGAGGATATAATATCTTCACTTGCATTACCAGACCATAAAAAAAGAGTAGCCCTAAAAGCCTTCAAGAACCTCATAGGAAGGGCCTTCATCACAGGAAGAGAAGCCCACACATTAAAAGGGATACTCAGAAGGATAAAAAACAAACTCTAA
- a CDS encoding succinate dehydrogenase/fumarate reductase iron-sulfur subunit — translation MIKIRILRFDPEKGNEPYIEEYKIPFKEKMKIIDALNLVNDKYGANIAFRSSCRAGQCGSCAVKMDGEVVLACKAEVKDGALIEPLDFPVIKDLIVDRSEIEEKARKMRLYLESTGEGLQEIRPEDYMDSKKLRSCIECFSCIAACPVIKESSEFAGPYFMNYLSKFAFDPRDKANRAKKGFEEGLYCCTTCAKCEEICPKQLNIPGDAIEKLRALACKQDIGPLEAHKNVKKLIEETGRSVEHIKEGFIESLELEGENPKLGFFTGCLVDYRIPEVGLALLRVLKKHGIEIDVPPNQVCCGSPMIRTGQIDIVEELVAQNKKALQGYDAIITVCAGCGSTLKNDYPKYGLRLNVLDISELLADNLNTEDMKPVNMRVTYHDPCHLARGQGIRLEPRKILKKIKGLEFIEMEKPDQCCGSGGGVKSGKPDLAYSLGKKKADMIKKLGVDAVITICPFCQLHIKDSLEREGLENIKVMNILELLDLAYNGNGTRKDKKA, via the coding sequence ATGATAAAAATTAGAATATTAAGGTTCGACCCGGAAAAAGGCAATGAACCATACATCGAAGAGTATAAGATCCCATTTAAAGAGAAAATGAAGATAATTGATGCCCTAAACTTAGTCAATGACAAATATGGGGCTAACATCGCATTTCGGAGTTCATGCAGGGCAGGGCAATGCGGATCTTGTGCAGTTAAAATGGACGGCGAAGTAGTATTAGCATGTAAAGCAGAAGTAAAGGACGGAGCACTGATAGAACCACTAGACTTCCCAGTAATAAAAGATCTCATAGTTGACAGGAGCGAAATAGAGGAAAAAGCCAGAAAAATGCGATTATATTTAGAATCAACAGGTGAAGGCCTTCAAGAGATCAGACCAGAAGATTATATGGATTCAAAGAAACTTAGAAGTTGTATCGAATGCTTCTCATGCATAGCCGCATGTCCAGTTATCAAAGAAAGTTCAGAATTCGCAGGACCATATTTCATGAATTACCTATCAAAATTCGCATTCGATCCCAGGGACAAAGCAAACAGGGCCAAGAAAGGATTCGAGGAAGGATTATACTGTTGCACAACTTGTGCAAAATGTGAAGAGATCTGCCCAAAACAACTAAACATACCTGGAGATGCCATCGAGAAATTAAGAGCATTAGCATGTAAACAAGACATTGGACCATTAGAAGCCCACAAGAATGTTAAAAAACTCATAGAAGAGACAGGAAGATCAGTTGAACATATAAAGGAAGGATTCATAGAATCTTTAGAATTAGAGGGTGAAAATCCAAAACTAGGATTCTTCACGGGATGCCTAGTAGACTACAGGATACCAGAAGTGGGACTAGCACTACTCAGAGTCCTAAAAAAACATGGAATAGAAATCGACGTACCACCAAATCAAGTATGCTGCGGATCACCTATGATACGAACCGGCCAAATCGACATAGTAGAAGAACTCGTAGCCCAAAACAAGAAAGCACTACAAGGATATGATGCTATCATAACAGTTTGCGCAGGTTGCGGCTCAACACTCAAAAACGACTACCCAAAATACGGCCTAAGATTAAACGTCCTAGACATAAGCGAATTACTGGCAGATAACCTCAACACAGAAGACATGAAGCCAGTAAACATGCGAGTAACATATCACGACCCCTGCCACCTTGCAAGGGGCCAAGGAATACGACTAGAACCAAGAAAAATACTCAAAAAGATAAAGGGCTTAGAATTCATTGAAATGGAGAAACCAGACCAATGCTGCGGCTCAGGAGGCGGAGTGAAATCCGGGAAACCAGACCTAGCATATAGTCTAGGGAAAAAGAAAGCCGATATGATAAAGAAACTAGGCGTAGACGCTGTCATAACAATATGCCCATTCTGCCAATTACACATAAAAGACTCCCTAGAACGGGAAGGACTAGAAAACATCAAGGTCATGAACATACTAGAATTATTAGATCTAGCATATAATGGAAATGGAACAAGAAAAGATAAAAAAGCTTGA